ATTGAATATTAttctctctgacattaaattggaccattAAACCTTTGAACTCCTTCTATGACCAGATGGTATATGACCATATGAAAGGAAACATGCAGTTATTGCTCACTATTCTTGCAGCTGTCAGGATACCTTCATACTGTGGCAGTCTACATAGCACTCATTTACATGTGCATGTAGAGTCTGACCCTTACACTAAATAGCTGGAAAACATGTGTTCTCTGTACCTTGTCTCCACTACACAACACTTCCCAAAATATCAAATCCATGGTGAAACTTAAGAAAACATGGATCACATTCCACATTTCAGGAGCAACTTACCAGTGAAGATAAAGATCAATAACAAGGTTTCATCAACTATCATCTCCAGTGACCCAACACATTTGGCTAATGAAGGAAAATAGTATTCGAAGAACTCAAGGCAAAAGCTCACTGTCTACTAAACAGCAGGGATTTCTGCCCTTTTATAAGCTTCAAGGACATGTACTGACAACAACTTTAAGCATTACAGAAGTAACATACATGCTGCCTCTGCAAAATCTTCCAAATCCATTGGCAGAATGTCAATGTCAGTTTCTTTCCTCAGATTGATATCCCCAGCATCAAGGCCCTATTCATGCTTCGTAAGCTTGGGACTGGAACACATTGCCACATGCCAACACTGAATTCCTGAAACAACAGTCTAGCTCCATCACAACAAGAGGTTTCTTGGAGGACAGAGAAAGCTTTAAGAACATTGTTAAAGCCTCCTTGAAACAGCCCTACTGACTCATGGGAAACCCTGACCTACATCCACTTAAATGGACATGAGCATCCACGAAGCCACTAATCAATTTGAGACTATGACATGAACAGTCAGATGTCATGCTTTAAAAAAAGACACCCCTACCTATTCACCAACCCTCCCCATCAAACACCAGCTGCATTACCAGTAGTTGTATTTGCACCTCCCTAAGGGCTCTTTCCTGAATTCAGAACCAAAAAACTGGGAGCTTATATAGAATTTAAAGAGGCTATAGGGTGATCAGGACTATCTTCGCACTATATGGCATTTGACTGTGCTGCTTAATTcacacagacaaaaaaaaaaccagatgTTACAATGATGTCATGTGCAATATGACAGAATGAACCATCAGTATGCTCTGCTGTGAAGGAACTGTGCAGTAATCAATAGATCAGGACTCTAGATTATTGACAGTGTGTTGTGCACACAACAAGTTAGCAACCATGAAGATGCTATCCTTGTCATCAGCTGAATGACAAGCTGCTTGCAAAGCCGGAAGAGGAGGATACATTCTGGATAGTCCTTGccatcttcttgctgctgccatctggcaggagatacaaaagcttgaagtcCAACACAGCAAGTTCAAGAACAGCGGCCTTCCTTCAATcatcagttcttgaaccaaccagcacaatCCTAATCACTACTATTTTTAGCAATACCATGACCACTTTGACCACCTGGCACTAAAATGAACTTTGCTTTTTTTCATAATAATTCGATTCTTTCTTGAAAAAGTTGTTTAtaatttacaaaccccatttccagaaaagttgggattttttccaaaatgcaataaaaacaaaaatctgtgatatgttaattcacgtgaacctttatttaactgacaaaagtacaaagaaaagatttccaatagttttactgatcaacttaattgtattttgtaaatatacacaaatttagaatttgatggctgcaacacactcaacaaaagttgggacagaggcatgtttaccattgtgttacatcacctttccttttaataacactttttaatcattttggaactgaggatactaattgtagtagatttgcaattggaaattttgtccattcttgcttgatataagacttcagctgctcaacagtccgtggtctccgttgtctgattctcctcttcatgatgcgccatacattttcaataggagatagatctggactggcagcaagccagtcaagcacacgcactttgtgtctacaaagccacgctgttgtagcccgtgcagaatgtggtctggcattgtcctgctgaaataagcatggatgtcccgggaagagacgtcgccttgatggcaacatatgtctctctaaaatcctaatatacggctcagagtcaatggtaccttcacatacatgcaacccacccatgccgtgggcactgatgcacccccataccatcacagatgctggcttttgcacctttcgctgataacaatcaggatggtcgttttcatctttggcacggagaacttgatgcccgttttttccgaaaactagctgaaatgtggactcatctgaccacagcacacagttccacagtctttcggtccatctgagatgagcttgggcccagagaactcgccggcatttcttcatagagttgatgtatggcttcctccttgcgtaacacagtttcaagttgcatttctggatgcagcaatggactgtgttaagtgacaatggttttccgaagtactcccgagcccaggtggctataattgtcacaatagcatgacagtttcttaggcagtgccgcctgagggcttgaagatcacgcgcattcaacagtggtttcccaccttgccctttatgcactgagatgtctctgaattctctgaatcttttcacaatattatgtactgtagatgttgaaagacctaaattctctgcaatcttgtgttgggaaatgttccttttgaactgactaacaattctctcacgaattttggcacaaaggggtgagtcacgacccatccttgcttgcaaagactgagcctttgatggacgctacttttatacccagtcatgatacctcacctgctaccaattagcctgcttaatgtggagtcttccaaaccggtgtcacttgaatattctgtgcacttttcaatcttaatttaactctgtcccaacttttgttgagtgtgttgcagccatcaaattctaaatttgtgtatatttacaaaatacaattaagttggtcagtaaaactattgaaaatcttttctttgtacttttgttagttaaataaaggttcacgtgaattaacatatcacagatttttgtttttattgtattttggaaaatatcccaatttttctggaaatggggtttgtacatttttcttgtgaatactgTTTTGATgatgctatgtacctgtgatgctactgcaagTAGGTTTTAATTAAACGTGTATACATGCAGTTGTGCATTtcataataaacttgactttgacattGTAATCAAGGTGTCTAAGGAAACTTTAAAAGATTTGTGTTATAAATAAACACAACTCTTTTTCTCCATTAATCAAGTCTCTATCATACCTTTCTCTAATTCCAGCTGTCATGGGTTGACGACAGTGCCAAATGCCAAACTAAATGTTGATCTAAATTTGATATACCAAATCaagtttataaatcaaagcacaaTATGTACCACACAAATTTCCACTTATTGCCAGGCAGATGCAATTTTGAACAATACTATCTTCACAAATTATACTGAAATTGATGAATGTAACTgggcctgctgaagggtctcggcctgaaacgtcgactgtactcttttccatagatgctgcctggcctgctgagttcctccagcattttgtgtgcgttccttgaatttccagcatctccagagtTTCTCTTGAATGTAACTTAGCCAACAGCTTTAGACTTGCTTCTTTTGGGTGGTAGGTGGAATGAGCATACTCATTTGTTTACATCCATGAGCTACAGAATGGGCTCACATGTTGTAATCTGTTGGAACAATTTCCCTAACTTCAATGTTTCATTGTCAGACACAATACTAGAGGACTACAATCAATCTGTTTACACTACGACAAAAAGACAAAGGAAGACCATAAACCCTTGTGTACTATAACCAGCAGTATAGtgcatgaagggtcttggcctgaaacattaactgtttattcctctcctggTTTGCTGAATtcgtccaccattttgtgtgtgtagtacAGTAGTGCAGTTAGCACAGCCACTGAGTTCCAATAGTTCCAGCAAACTGGGTCAATTCTGAACTCTGGTTTCAATGGTGTAGAGTTTGCACTTCTTCCTGGGATCATGTGGATTTCCCCCGGGTGCTCTTGTCTTCCACAAACCAAAATTATACCGGTTAGGAGGcaaattggccattgtaaaaaTGTCTGCAGTGTGTAGGTTAGTGGTTGAATCTGGAGGGAATTGAAGGAAATGTAGGAAATAGATTATAGAGAAAATTAATTGGGGAATAGGAATGGATAGGCTTGTCAGACCAACTTGTcctcctcctatgtcttaagaaAATATGGTAAAACATCACGTAAGGTGTGTAAAAACAGAGAATGAACATCTGCTGGAACAGACTGTGCAGATAGATGGTTGAGTGCAGGACATGGCCTTCTTTAAAATGGAATAATGAATCTATATTTCAGAACAATGAGAACGAATAAGTGGATGAGCCTCAGTTATTCAGAAATATGACAAAATAGCAGTGAATTTACTTATCAGCATTTATATTTTGTGATACAAATTTACATACATCCTAAAAAACTTAACTGAATTTTATAAGAAATCATCAGCACTGAAGTGCCTGTACCATTTTGATCATATATCTTTCATATGATTGACAAGCACAGATTTCCATCAGCATTTACATGTGACTTACCAAAGTAAAATTAGTGCTATGCTTGCAATCTGTTTTTAAAGAATGCTTTATCTGAAATTTCTAAGTAATGTTAACATGCAAATCTGCAGCTTCATGTGCGGTCTAAAATATTAATTAGATTTGAGAGCAAAACAGCCAAAAAGAGGCAGAGACAGAATGCTAACGAATGGTAATCATTGCCCCTCCAGGAGAGATTGGCTGTGTACTTTAGTGCAGCAATACAAGGAACTTGATTCACTACAAAGATGCTGAGAAAGAATAAACTCCACCTCAGCGGCAGAACAAAATCTCCTGTGGACTAGCAGGGTGCTCGTTTAACACACCTCATTCTTTAATGAGCCAATTAGTGGGGCCTGGTACTGTGAGCAGTACACAGAGCTTGGTCTATGTAATATTAATAGCTCATTGGTTCGTGAGCAGAGGTCTTGCCCTGTGCCCTGCTAATTGGTATCCTGGTAGTTATTATTTGATCATAGGTGGAAGTTAGCTGACGCTCACTGCAACATAGTTCCGTTTTAATGTCAGGTTTGTAAAATCTCACATCTGATCAGTTGGGGGTGGTGTTGCAGTCAGCTAGTGAACTGCATTAGCAAAACTAAATTATTCCCAAATTAGGGAGCTATTATTTTTAAGATCTTGTCTATCTATGTATGTCACTCTGTCCATAACTCATTGCTTTTATTGGTGAACACAAATACCAAACAGGAACAATCAATAAGCAAAGAAAGCATGCACATTTCCTTCCATTAGCTACAGCTAGCCCTAGGTGCTGTATAtatctacatattgcattgtTGAAATCATCAATACCAATAACATGTCAGAAGGTAGGTTTCAGTGCCTCCTCTGGGAAACAAACTACTAGTAATGTTTGTGAACTGAAACCACTGTAAGGACTAACTACAAAATAACTTTCAAAGCTGAAGTAACATAAatcttttgaaaaaaaaagtcaTTTTCAATTAATCCTCTACATTCTGGTTCTAAAGTACCACTAGCTAAAAATTATGACAAAAATACTTCAAGTAGTGGAGATTTACccgcatgttgcctggattgaaggacttctctggggagagattggataggctgggcttgCTTTCCCTAGAGCAAAGGAAGCTAAGGAGTGTCTTGATATAGAAGTACAGTGGACTCccgttaattgggccattggttgattggtgcagccacttatttgagacaactcttaaagaacaaaaacaaattgaggaAATAgtcgggattcccttcatttatttaggATATTATACCGCTTAAttagggcaggagactgttgtcgaacattttctaactagtgtcaatcACCCGCAcattgtgtggccattagacattaCAACgagcttagagcaaacagtttttaaatagcaccaCTTGcatatttgtgttcaaaaagcattgatttttgtcactgatagttggagagtaataaataggaagataatttaagaactgtttttcccactgcagtttcaagcattcaggcttggagatgccagaaatggccaggagtgaaaatgaaatgatttcactgcttcaacaagctaagaactatgaagaatttgaaggtatcaacaatcatcttgaatgttacaatgaaaataaagatttggaggatgcaataatCAAAAGCACTGTTAcaaaggtagtccattatctgcattaggtGTCTGTACTGAATCTGTTCATTTACGGTCAATCACAAGAACACGTCAGCATACACTGAATGATTTCCTTTATCAATGACTATACATAGTTTTATAGTCCTGTATTGGTCGTGTTCTAACTTGTTCTGcacttcatttaaatacataatttgttgctcAGTTTATCTTTGTTacatctttttaattatttccaagaaacttcggctaattggggcaaccacttaattggcccaaaatgtactagtcccgatgtgttccaattaaccaaaatccactgtaTGTAAGATTATGACGGGCAATAATAGGGTAAATAGTTAAAATCTTTTTCCCATGGTACGGGtgtcaaaaacaagagggcatgcagTGGTTATAGGGAAAGTGGCAGAAATTTTAAAGAGGGTTAAGTtcttttttacagagagtggttgatatctggaacacACTACCAGAGGATGTAGTAGAGTCAGATACAATTACTATGCTTATGAGACATTCAGACAAGCACTTAAATAGGGAAGGCAAAGAATACAAACTTAATGTATGGAAATAGAATTAGAGTGGATGGACAAAAAGGTCAGCATGATGCAAGtcatcaaagggcctgtttttgttctTTACAATTGTGTCTCTGTGGCAGAGTTCCCAAAAAGTGAGAGCAGAAGCATAAATAAACGGAGATTGATTTGAATCTCCAAGGCAACTAGCTTTGTTTGAAACTGACGTATTGGATTACAGAAATATGATTACCAAAAAGGTTTTTGGTACAACCACATTATTAGTCACATTCTGCATTTTTTAAAACACTCCTGGAAATGTGCCCACAAAAACTTGTTGATTCCACTGTCATCAACTTGAACAACTCTGgtgtttcccaccgtagcctacAAGTAATTCTAAGATATCTTAGCTAGATTTCCTTTCAAAGGAATTCCATATCTGTTGGACAATTGGCATTTAGCTGACCATACTAGGTCAGATTTTTCCCAGGCTCTGTCACTCTGTTCCTTTTCAACACCAATGAACTCTACTCATCATGCAATTTAATCTTATGTTTCTAATTCTACCTTAGGTTTGTTAACCTCTTTGAAACCATACATCATCCTCATTCCTCTTCAGTGCAATTACAAACTCTTTGTAgttaaatatttaatttttgaATTAAACAAGTAAGTAATTTAATGGTTTAAGAAAACTCTAGATTCCTTCAGTTTCCTTATCTCTAGCATAATAACCACAACCTCTTAACTTCGATTTCTCAACCctcatactggctttggagatagtacagaggaggttcaccaggttgattgcaGAGATGAGGGGTTAGCCTATGAAgacagattgagtcacctgggattatagtctctggaattcagaagaatgagaggggatcttatagaaacatacaaaattttgaaagggatagataagatagaggcaggaaagttgtttacaCTGGTGAGTCATACCAGAACTAGTGGACGTAGGCCTCATGAtttgggggaatagatttaggatagaaatgaggagaaaatgcttctcccagagagtagtgaatctgtaaaaTTTTCTGCCCAGAGAATCACTACTTCTAGAAATATTACTCCTAAACTTTAAATACTTTATGTCCTGCTTTTCTGAATCTTAGGTATTTTGGAACCTTATATTTCCTACCATTTGTTTTTCTTCCCatgatatattaaaaaaacaagtGTGACATGACTTAAACTCTGCCTTTTCCCTTCTCTTTTTTATCTTTCTTTTATTGTGGCATTGGATTGGCCTAAGTTTCACTATTTTAGAAACTGAAAATCATCAGGGAAAAATACGGGACAATAAAATTCTGATCCTAATATGAAGCTCTAATATGCTGACATAATTTATAAATCAAAGATTAAAGGTCATATCAGCTCAGGTGACCTCAATAAGAGAGCCTTGATCCTTTGGCCAGAGGACTACATGGGGGCCAGAAACATCTCTCTGTAATTAAATGGATTGAGCGAAGGAGTGATATAGTGAAGGGAATTTATTTTACTGCTGgggtttattttgttttttacttTAAACCTTTGACTTATTCTTTTGGGAGTTTTCTTGGATTTATGCTGTAGGTACAGTACTTCATCTTTCACTGAAATCAATATATTGTGCACTGCATATGTGAAAAATGAGATTGCCTGAGGCTTGATAAAGTTCTGTTGCCTGCACACAGTTCATTGTTTTTAATAAAAGCACAGAGGAAGGTTATAAAACTACAGATACAAACACTGTTCTTACCACTTCGTCAGTCACTGGTTCAGGTGTTTCCTTGGCtcgaggaaaaaagatgaggatcaTGGTGATTATCAGTGCCAGGAAGAAAACCAATACAATCGAAAGCCAGCTGCATAAAATAACATACAAGATATTTCTATTGATTCCATATTGCAGTACAGATGATATTGCAGAACACCTTATTTCAGAGGTTTCTCAACTACCTAGGAATGCAAGGTGTGTGGAAAACCAAAATTATTGAGCTGAAGATACATTTACTTCAAAGGTGGTCCTATGTTGATGTACTAAATCTTGATCATTGATGGCAATTTATCTATTTTAATCAAGTCAAACTTATGTGTGTTTAGTTTTATTTTGTATGATTTCATGGTCTGTTCTCTAAAATCCTTCCAAACTCAGGCCTACTCTTGCTCAGTCTAGATGTTCATTATGCAGAAGCCCAATCCCTGCCCTGTTTTGTATGTTCTTTCTACTGCCTTGACTTACACCATTCTGCTCTCACTGTGTTTCTTTAAAAGCTCAACTGCACTCGTATTCGCTACACACAATGATCAATGGTTTAACCCACTCCGATACATAAAGCACCATAGTTAGATATAGCTAGATGTACCTAACAATTTATTATTAGTAAATAACAAAGCCCCATTTATACATATATTAATACTTTATGCAATTATTGCTCCATTTGTATGGCaaaaatctgtgtgtgtgtgtgttcatacATGAAATAACAGATTAAAATAAAAGATTATTGTGAGCAATTTACCTCTTGAATACTGAATAGTGGTAAATGAATGAAATACAAGTACTTTAAAAGTACTCAGAGAGTATATTAAGGAGCTTTTAAATGAAATTAGCACAAACAGCGAAAACAGTGCTGTGTAGCCATGTTTAGTGCTAGTTAGCAACATTTAATGGCATGATCTATTATCTCCCATTCTCTATTTGTAATCTGTGGCCTGAATTCTCTCATCTTTACTATGCTCCTTGTTCAATGATGTGGTCTatttactcccactctctctGCCCATTGTTCCATGACTAGATCCATTCACTTTTGCTTGCTGATTGTAACCTAAACACCTTTCAAGACCCTTTCACAAAAGTCAAATGAAGAAGAGATATCTGACTGAAGGAGAAATGATATTCTGTTTTCCCTTATGTTTCTATACAAGtttaaaacagaaatttaaaacaaATGAGATTCAAGGTGAAAAAAATGATAATCATTGGTCATTTAGAATGAAACTAGTTCAGTGTAAAATTTGGGACTTAGTCCATAGCCTCAGACTCCCAACAGAAAAATTGTTTCAGGCATTCATCTCAAAAAATGAGTGGACTAAGTTTGATGCAATTACACTCACCTGAGGGCAAGGTTCTAGAGTAATTATCCTGAGAAGGACAACACTTTAAATGAGTAATATCTTAGTTACCTGAAAGGTTTAAGTAGTGTACAGTGCCTTACCTGACCATGCCTCCTGACCGAGATAGCAGTTTACATATCAGAAAAGACAAAGCccaaataaaagcaaggataataATCCCTGGTCCTATCCCCATCTTGGCATCAGTTGTTGTAAAGATTGCTGCAAGTAGAGGAAATAGCATTAGCTTCAGAAAGAATTCAAAAATGGCAGTTGATAAGATTACAGCCCAGCCTCACTATAATATTTATCCATCTTTTCAGAGGCTTCCTTTTTCCCCTCCATTATGTTTTAATTAAATAATCTCTCTCTTTTCCTCAAATTACTTTATGCAATTCACTATTACTTAACTAACACAGATCTAGCAAACAATGTTGAGAAGGCTAGTGAGTGGTGTGCCAAACCAGCCAGGTATGTCTCCTCATCTTCCAGATGCTGTAAACAAACAGTTCACTCTGAAGGAAAATGTCTACAATGAGAATAAATTTGGCTACAAGGTTTTTACAGAAAATATATCTTGATCCTCATAAAAGAACATGTATAATAAAATACTGATAATTCTGTACCCTTGATGGTGCGAGGCTAATATACTTTTTGGATTATTGAATattaatattaaaattatttatttttgagATGCTCTACAGTGGTATAAATTTTCAAGTGAAACAGGTGACATTAAAAGGACGGTATTAAACAGAGCCCTGCCGAGTTTAACAAAAGCGTAGGAACTGGGCCCCAGTGGGTTTAGAAGGTACAAGAGAAACAGGTCtgcagtgtgtttaaagggagcacAAGAGCTAAGACCTGAGTATGTTCAAATAAAGTACTGGAACCAAGGCCCCAGTGTGTTTAATGAGAGCATGTGACAGGACCCCAGGATGAACTTAAAGGGAGTGCAAGAAAGAGCACCCGATGAGCCAATTGCTGAATCATCAGTATTTCCAAACAAGATAACTGATTATTGGAGTTTTCTTGTACTTATAACCTGAAAAGTATTTGATTGTGTAAGTCTGCAAATGCAAGAGAAAAAAGTTTGATAGAAGAAATTACTACTTTGAAAATATGTAATTCAGTTTGACACATACAAGGCAGCAAAAATATAGAAACTTCAATCAAGAGACACTTTATGTTTGCAGAATAATTTCTGGCCTACTtacaaattaattaatttaatgtGTTAGAAATTTTTAAAGCTTTTATTTGAAACACTAATTCAATAAATTCTTCAACATGATAGGGAATGCATGAGTTGTTAATTGTAGAATCTTACAGCACAAGGTCATTCAACCCAATGCATTCACACTAATTAATCAGTCCTGTACTTGTTTccacattttatatgctaaagctGCAAAATAATTCCATCCCACCCATTGCTATTAAATAGGTTGAGACACTCAAAGCAGGAGATAAATGCATTTTCCAATCCCCTGGCTGGGTTGTTTTGAACTAGGAGTTACAATCTCAAACTCAAGTTAGCCATTTCAAACCAAGATGAGAAGAAATTGCTTCACCAAAAGGGgggtgattctttggaattcacTACCCAAACCAACTGTGGAGACTTAGTTGTTGAACATATTCAAGACAGAGATTAATTGATTTTTGGATAATAAGGAAATTTGAGGATATGGAATTAGTGAAGTAAAGTAGTAATGAGATGAAAGGTTGGTCATAACCTTATTGAATGGTTAttattattactgtcacatgtatcaagatacagtgaaatcctacacagtgcattgaactagaatcaggtaaaacagtaacaatgcagaataaagtataaaagcTACTAAAAAATGTGcagtccaagtaaacaacaaaATGCAAGATAAAACTCAAGGTGAACTGCAGGGCCAAGAGCCCATTTTATTCAAGAAATCCATTCGAGAATCTGAAAACAGTGCAGTCCTTGAGCCTAGTGAAACCTGCTTTCATGCTTTAACTACCTGACGGGAGAGTGGAGAAAAGTGAATGTCTAgaatgggtggggtctttgattaagcTAGCTGCTTTACTAAGGCGGCAAGAAGTAAAGACAAAGTCCATAGAGAGCAGGCTGGTTCCGGTgagctgaactgtttccacaactctTTGTTTCTAGCAGTCATGTGCAgagtagttgccataccaagctgtgaggTAGACAGACAGAATGCCttttatggtgcatcaataaaaattgggaaGGGTCAACAGGAGCATGCCAAATTTTTTAGCATTCTttagtagaggcattggtgaactttcttggctgtgacatcaacgtgatgcaatttgagaaggagaagctaaagacagATGTATTATAATTAcggtggagtaaaaggaattacagaggcatgagagaggagttggccaaaattgactgAAAGGGGACACCTGCAGGGATGACGTCAacacagcaatagctggagtttctggaagcaactcAGAAGGCACagggtagatacatcccaaagaagtagtattctaaaggcagagagatgcaaccgtggctgacaagggaaatcaaaggcaacataaaagccaaagagaagacatataataaagcaaaaattactggaaagTTGGAGGAattggaaacttttaaaaaccaacagaaggtaactaaaaaattataaagaaggaaaagatggaatatgaagctaaggtaaccaataatattaaagagataccaaaagtttccttggatatataaagtgtaaaagagaggcaagagtagataacAGAGtgctggaaagtgatgctggataagtagtaatgagggacgaggaaatggcagagaaactgaattagtagtttgcatcagtcttcattatggaagacactagcagtaagccagaagtttgagagtgacAGGGGGCAGAATTAAgtaaagttaccattactagggagaaggatcttgggaaactgaaaggtctgaaggtagataagtcacctgggccaaatGGTGTACACCCGGAGTTCtgtaagaggtggctgaagagattgtggaggcattagtgatgctctttcaagaatcaattgattctagcatggttctggaggactggaaaa
The nucleotide sequence above comes from Hemitrygon akajei chromosome 26, sHemAka1.3, whole genome shotgun sequence. Encoded proteins:
- the tmem218 gene encoding transmembrane protein 218, whose protein sequence is MGIGPGIIILAFIWALSFLICKLLSRSGGMVSWLSIVLVFFLALIITMILIFFPRAKETPEPVTDEVIFDNFFIGRYCLLCLLIVAFLAGLVLLFPHYIVEQRDSKPFRSF